In Citrus sinensis cultivar Valencia sweet orange chromosome 2, DVS_A1.0, whole genome shotgun sequence, a single genomic region encodes these proteins:
- the LOC107175703 gene encoding 7-methylxanthosine synthase 1-like produces MRSMELGQGSSKNGAMQVEQVLFMNGGEGDNSYANNSAPSREATLKTKPLLHESLFDLYCNGFPDCIRFTDMGCSSGPNAFLPTLQVIEALDTICSRLKHKPPILHAFLNDLPGNDFNTVSKSLPSFYERLKTERGHDDFGSCFIAAAPGSFHGRLFPPCFLNLVYSSFCLHWLSRMPKELVSECGIPLLNKRDVCVAKTCSPFSVHKAYLDQFEIDFTSFLKFRSEELKTEGRMVLNFIGNDKYHTGVFELMGMVLNDMVYEGLIEVSKLEPFHFPMYNPCVEEVRQVIEREGSFNIHQLETSHISWSVGYENNNKGLELNEHARAKNVADNIRAVSESLLANHFGSAIMDDLFHRFTIKISAHLEMGLGAYTVLFIYLIKK; encoded by the exons ATGAGAAGCATGGAATTAGGGCAAGGTTCTAGCAAAAATGGAGCCATGCAAGTAGAACAAGTTCTGTTCATGAATGGAGGAGAAGGAGATAACAGCTATGCAAACAACTCAGCGCCATCG AGGGAGGCAACCTTGAAAACAAAGCCCCTACTGCATGAAAGCTTGTTTGATTTGTATTGCAATGGCTTCCCAGATTGCATCAGATTTACAGATATGGGGTGTTCTTCAGGGCCTAATGCATTTTTGCCAACATTGCAAGTTATAGAGGCACTGGACACTATTTGCAGCCGCTTGAAACATAAGCCACCAATACTGCATGCTTTTCTCAATGATCTTCCTGGAAATGATTTCAATACCGTTTCCAAATCTCTTCCAAGCTTTTATGAGAGATTGAAGACAGAGAGGGGCCATGACGATTTTGGTTCATGTTTCATTGCTGCAGCCCCTGGATCTTTCCATGGAAGGCTATTTCCTCCGTGTTTCCTAAACTTGGTCTACTCTTCTTTCTGTCTTCACTGGCTCTCTCGG ATGCCCAAAGAGCTAGTAAGTGAATGTGGAATtcctttattaaataaaagggatgtCTGCGTAGCAAAAACCTGTAGCCCTTTCAGTGTGCATAAAGCATACTTGGATCAATTTGAGATTGATTTCACATCATTTCTCAAATTTCGATCGGAAGAGTTAAAAACTGAAGGCCGTATGGTTCTTAACTTTATAGGTAATGATAAATACCATACTGGTGTTTTCGAGTTGATGGGAATGGTGTTAAATGACATGGTCTATGAG GGTTTGATTGAAGTATCAAAATTGGAGCCATTTCATTTTCCGATGTATAACCCTTGTGTTGAAGAAGTAAGACAAGTAATTGAAAGAGAAGGATCCTTTAACATCCATCAGCTTGAAACGTCGCATATAAGTTGGTCAGTAGGCTATGAGAACAATAACAAAGGCTTGGAGTTAAACGAGCACGCAAGAGCCAAGAACGTGGCAGATAATATAAGAGCAGTCTCAGAGTCCCTTCTGGCCAATCATTTTGGAAGTGCAATCATGGATGATTTGTTCCATCGATTTACAATCAAGATAAGTGCACATTTGGAAATGGGGCTAGGAGCTTACACAGTTCTCTTCATTTACTTGATAAAGAAATGA
- the LOC102614785 gene encoding nitrile-specifier protein 5 — MASAKGTWIKLDQKGSGPGARSSHAITIVGQKVYAFGGEFTPRVPVDNNLHVFDLETLTWSVADVTGDVPPPRVGVTMAAVGHTIYMFGGRDGTHKELNELYSFDTRTNQWTLLSNGDAGPPHRSYHSTAADDRHVYIFGGCGVSGRLNDLWGFDVVDRKWIQYPSAGENCKGRGGPGLIVTQGKIWVVYGFAGVEVDDVHCFDPAHAQWAQVETSGEKPTARSVFSTVGIGKHIVVYGGEVDPSDLGHLGAGKFAGELYSLDTETLVWTRWDDGPGSDHHPGPRGWCAFAGGLRGGKHGLLVYGGNSPSNDRLDDIYFFTPCLDGIED; from the exons ATGGCTTCTGCCAAAGGCACATGGATCAAG CTTGACCAAAAGGGTTCCGGGCCTGGAGCCAGAAGCTCGCATGCAATTACCATAGTAGGACAAAAGGTCTATGCTTTCGGGGGCGAGTTCACACCACGTGTCCCGGTTGACAACAACCTCCATGTCTTCGACCTCGAAACCCTAACATGGTCTGTGGCCGATGTTACTGGGGACGTCCCTCCGCCACGCGTCGGTGTCACAATGGCTGCGGTTGGACATACCATCTATATGTTTGGTGGTCGGGATGGTACACACAAGGAGCTCAATGAGCTGTACTCTTTTGACACGCGTACAAACCAGTGGACCCTATTATCTAACGGTGATGCTGGCCCCCCTCATAGGAGCTACCACTCAACGGCCGCTGATGATCGACACGTGTACATCTTCGGCGGTTGTGGTGTTTCAGGCCGGCTTAATGATCTATGGGGTTTTGATGTTGTTGATAGAAAATGGATCCAATATCCATCGGCAGGGGAGAACTGCAAGGGTAGAGGTGGGCCCGGGTTGATAGTGACCCAGGGGAAGATATGGGTTGTGTATGGTTTTGCTGGAGTGGAAGTGGATGATGTGCATTGCTTTGATCCAGCCCATGCACAATGGGCCCAGGTAGAGACGAGCGGCGAAAAACCAACAGCTCGGAGCGTATTTTCTACTGTTGGGATCGGAAAACACATAGTCGTCTACGGCGGAGAAGTAGACCCCAGTGACTTGGGCCACCTTGGGGCCGGAAAATTCGCCGGTGAACTTTACTCATTGGACACTGAGACATTGGTGTGGACACGGTGGGATGATGGGCCCGGCTCAGATCATCATCCCGGGCCTCGCGGATGGTGTGCATTTGCTGGTGGGCTTAGGGGTGGAAAACATGGACTACTGGTATACGGTGGCAATTCTCCAAGTAATGATAGGCTTGATGACATTTACTTCTTTACTCCTTGCTTGGATGGGATTGAAGATTAA
- the LOC102614497 gene encoding nudix hydrolase 2-like → MSSDPISTNLISVEEEQNMMPEDGVRCPELLTAVGDLHGGVTVDMKKPMDSKVFSSRLRASLSLWRQQGKRGVWIKLPIELANLVKPAVQEGFRYHHAEPDYLMLVYWIPETADVLPANASHRVGVGAFVMNNKREVLVVQENNGALKGTGVWKLPTGTIEEGEDICAAAVREVKEETGIDTEFVEVLAFRQSHRSFFRKSDLFFVCMLRPRNFDIQKQDSEIAAAQWMPAEDYAAQPYVLKHQMFNYICQICLTKSEKDYAGFSPMPVTTGSGKESHLYFNSRYCDPSNGHH, encoded by the exons ATGTCCAGCGATCCAATTTCAACGAATTTAATATCAGTTGAGGAGGAGCAGAACATGATGCCTGAAGATGGCGTTCGGTGTCCAGAATTACTCACTGCTGTTGGTGATTTGCATGGTGGGGTTACAGTAGATATGAAAAAGCCAATGGATTCTAAGGTCTTTTCTTCTAGGCTTAGAGCTTCATTATCGTTATGGAGGCAGCAG GGGAAGAGGGGTGTTTGGATTAAACTGCCTATTGAACTTGCTAATCTTGTTAAACCTGCAGTTCAg GAAGGATTTCGGTACCACCATGCTGAACCAGATTACTTGATGCTTGTCTATTGGATCCCGGAAACTGCTGATGTTCTTCCTGCTAATGCTTCTCATCGCGTTGGTGTTGGTGCTTTTGTCATGAACAATAAAAGAGAG GTTCTGGTTGTGCAGGAGAACAATGGAGCACTCAAAGGTACCGGCGTCTGGAAGCTTCCCACCGGGACCATTGAGGAG GGTGAGGACATTTGTGCTGCTGCAGTGAGAGAAGTTAAGGAAGAGACTGGA ATCGACACAGAATTTGTTGAAGTTTTAGCCTTCAG GCAAAGCCACCGTTCATTTTTCCGGAAATCGGATCTGTTTTTTGTTTGCATGCTACGGCCACGCAACTTTGACATTCAGAAGCAAGACTCAGAGATTGCGGCTGCCCAG tgGATGCCGGCTGAGGATTACGCAGCACAACCTTACGTACTGAAACATCAGATGTTCAATTATATTTGCCAGATATGCCTAACAAAGTCAGAAAAGGACTATGCTGGTTTTTCTCCGATGCCTGTAACCACAGGCTCCGGGAAAGAAAGCCACTTGTACTTCAACAGCCGGTATTGTGATCCGTCTAACGGCCACCATTAG